GAGATATTGCATGACGAATGGGAAGAGAGGTGTCCAAAACAAGAGTGCGTAAAAGCCACAGGTCAGACGCACAATACCTTAGCATGCAGACTCGTTCCAAATGGCTTCTAAAAAAGGAAAGGAAcctcaaaaaaagttttttgttggGGCAGAGGAAGTTTTGGAGGAATTAGATCGAGATGATTCAGACTCTGAAAGTGACTCAAGTTTTGTTACGATAAGGGAAGCTGCTTTTGTTGATGGAAAGGATTATGACCTGGACAAGTAAGTACATGTTTACCCAATCCAAATGTTTtaatatacatattaatatattatatacaatatatttatttgtatcatAATGTATTGTTCATGATCACGCTTGCTAGATGCCTTTTTTCCATTATCGCACACTGCGCCTCGTGCGctggcttttgttgttgtttgtgttcgTCACAACTGAAATAGCGAGAAACGAGTATCCAGATGTTTACTAGCTTATATTATATAAGCTAACACATGCATATAAACTATGTTTGTTTGCGTTGCAGTCGTAGTTTATCATATAGAGCATATATAGATAGAGACTGACTGACTGTTAATTAGGCTAGCACAAAGGAAAAGAAAAGGTGGCTGGGTCATGCCCTCGCCCTTGAGTTGATGTGGGTTGATGGCTGGCGAGTCATCTGGGCTTCTTTGGAGTGCCTTTGGCTAGGACGTGTCTTGAAGGCATCAGGTGATCACCTTCCTAGAGTCTGGATTTGTTGCTGTAAAAGCCCTTTGTGCATCTGTGATAGCTGCTCATATTCTGAAACATAGTATACAGGAATGAGAGAAAGTAATTCAACACCATTAATACCTTTTTTAAGACTCCACACATTTAAAGACCTTTAAACCGCTTTTCAACCAGAAATGCTGGCGAGATTTATCTTAtagaatatttactaaatattaaatgtaagaaattaatccAAACTAAAACATTCGTAAACGGaaaacatgtatattaaaatctagCCGATTCGACAGGTTGTCACGTATAGAGCAGCAGAATAATGGTTGCAGTAAACAAGCAGCAAGCTGTCAAATCTTAGTAGAATTCTACTGATTACATAACTACCTAGTGTTCTGATATTCACAACTTGAATACagtcaaactttagcatacaatgaTACCttgtacaaaaataaattatttattacctTCCAAAGGAATCTAAGATTTTCTAATACTTTAAAGGCCCCTAAACTTCTCTACATTGACTTATCAACTCCCAACACCCTCTAAGACCCCACAGATGCCCTGTGTATGACTGACTGGGAGAAGCCTGTGTGGCATAGAACTGCTATAAAGCATCTCTAAATCAGAATTGTGTTACTTTGTGTCATCTATAAATagagaagggtgtgtgtgtgtggggggggggggggtgcagagGGAGAATAATGCGCGTCAGAGCAATTTTGCtgttgcagaggtgcaatggTAGTCAGCATTGGAGCATTATGAGTGATAAATATAGTCAATAGTGATATGAAGAGTAAATAAAAGAGGGGCTCAGCTATAGCGCCGCTGCAGTGGTGCTATGGGTGAATGTAACTTGGCAGGGCGTCTCCTCTACTGTTGCAGAGGTGCACTGGTAGTCAGAGTAGTATAGTCATGCATGTTCCCGTAAGAACGTAAAGTCCTGTCGTTAGTGATATGTAGAGGTGAGAGTGAATATAAGGTCGGCTTGAGCATCGCTGCAGTTGGGCTATATGGGATTGTAGCTcagctgagcgtctctgctgctgcacaGGTGCAGTGGGTCAGTGTGGAGGCAATGTGTGCTCCTGCATAAGCATATGCTGCTGTATTTATGCAGGGGAGTGTGATGATACTGGTATAGCAAGCTTATATATGAGCTTGATTAGAGCATTGCTGCTACGGCAATTGAAATTTGGGTGACCCCTAAATGGGTCAGAGCTGGTGAATAAGAGTGAATGGAAGTAAGGAACAATTGGAGTTTGGAGGGAAAATTAAAGGAAGAGGGAAAGAGGCCTAGAAAATGCATGTAGGTGGAGGTCTGCTGGAGAGGATCAGCTGGGCTTCCCTGATAAGGTTTTACTCTCTTGAGGGTTTgaaatgggtgtgtgtgtgtgtttggtggtggtgggggggcgGAAGGGAGTTTTTCATCCTGCAAAGTTAGATCAGCTATGCTGTGGTATAATGTTGGATGAAATTTAAATGTTAGCTCAGAACATCTCAAAATCAAAGTCTAGAGTGAATATGGCATTAAGGGTGTGggctgaagatgaatttgcatacgtgaatcagaaacatttccattcaataaatgtgcaaataaaatatgatgcacagacttattaatgattcctacttgtcttcttcgtgataaatagtaggcaaaatctgatatgcagTGGGGGAAAAGAAGgaaaatgagttcatcagacgctggattcgaactgaGTTCATGCTCTTGCATTTTATGAGCTGCGCCACAGAGACTGTTAggagtactgcaacattttacacatataaatCACACTTTTCCTGTTTacttcactcagtgcgatgttcagacccaactgtgttaaccgcatcagctaaactctcccactcaatttttttcttcttttgttattaattccggtgGACAAACAAATAACACCAAATAACAccatttttctccggtctacctccgaaaggagcacctctaattcacattctgttcaaagtttctcttttcgcatgcttttgccattgctttttcctttggttttgccaaagtagagtcattagcatattcaggaggcagggaggggttttgcgctcgtgcatgttgcgctcagttttacgttcatttggatgtacaaaagaatatgcgtgggatttagcgtacgcagtgtttcatactgAATTTCATACTTCtgaaaaatgtacacatttacagctttgtgcgtacgcaacgttttagtatgatttccacgcaagtcttcgtacatgaggcccctgatgtgcCAGCGTCTTGCGGGAATTCAGGCTCGATTGCAGGCGAGGCATCGGGTGAAGTTTTGAGGAGAGCGGGGTTCTGGCTGGAggagttgttgtttgtttgtttgtttttcatgtcGGAAGGTTAAATGATGCTGAACCGTAGGTTAAATGCTGGAGCATTTGTAGTGGGAagcattcttccaaaacgaagatagagcaataaggagaaagtgatccatttatattaagctaggatcactctgattggattattactgattacggatgtgtggccagcagtgctcaatcatatcacgtgctcctctcgaaattagtttatgaaacatCTCTTAAGCTGCATCGAATGAGCgaaactctgtagacactgatcagacctgtacggtttctctccagtgtgaatcctctattgtgttttcagatgtgttaagtgcttaaacctcttgtcacattgtaaacacttgtacggtctctccagtgtgaatcgtctCGTGCAGTTAAAATTttggagctgtaataaaagtcttctcacactcaaagcacatatactctttcacaccagtgtggatcttcatgtggtcATTAAAGTTtgctgattggttgaaactctttccacactgactagatgtcaattgtttttctccagtgtgggtcttcatgcgtttattaaggtctgaggagttgctgaaactctttccacaccgaagctgcggtcacattagagtttgagcatggaaaattctgttgtacggcacagcaaaaaggggcgggattaaacaagatttttagacattaaaaaggtGAGCGTTTGGtccatattttatatttctgtccAGAGAAGTCATGTTTTAATCTTCGATAGGTCTCACactgtcaagtgatgtgatttcgcaggtcagagttcaccaagcttgaactttgcaatgcagtgaactgcaaaactgcacaaacttgcatttccggtctgacgcatttgtgtgcgtatgaatggaaatctatggggagaaaagtccagtgtgaccgtggcttaagtgcaagtgaatggtttctctacAGTACGGCTCATCATGTTTTAGGGAATCAACCTACATTTTAAGATCGATCAGGGTTTATTAGCTTATTTCAATGTACCGGATCTTAAAGATTTGAATCATTGATTTGACTCAATTGAGTCAGACTGAATCAGGttaaaagattcacactttatttaccatttgtcctgcaaatagaagtcatcgtatcttaccaatcttgttaatattatttacgtggccaacgataataacataacacagtattgagttaacttttagcaaggtaacaagatctacagctcgaggcaatgacttagaaacacataaacaagaacacagttcttacaaaatgagaaaaaaaatttattgagctacactacgatacatgaaactaactacgtaataagcaaacaacaaacaaactcgCACACACAGAGGCAGGTTAGAGGATATAAAATGATTTGACAAACATCCTAAATTAATTCTAATACCTCTAACAAGATCTTAGAataacacctgagaaaccacaaaagcagagatatggcttatctttaactgTTTACGATCAATCTGCACCAGATCAGTAAGAGACAACGTTTGTTTGTTACTTGCACTTTTGCTGAAGATGAATCTCCCTCGCCAGCTGGCCTTGGGGAAACACGGTGCTCCTGATTGGCTGGTGGCTTCTGTGACGTCCTTGGAATTCCCCCGCTCGTGGGTGGGTAGTTCTGGGTTACTGAGGTGACGGACTGCTGAAAGTCGGTTTGCGGAAGTTCGTGCGGTTTCaaagcaaagtttctttgttgCAGGGTGTTTTTAAGTGACCTGGTCTGATCCATCCCTATGACACTGTCTGCCAATGAGCAGTTGCCATGAAGGGCGGGGCCACACCGCGTGCCCACGTAGAAAAGGTCAATCATTAACAGACTGCATGTAGATTTTACATGGTAAAACTCTTGCAAGATTGAAACTAtcttacatcaaatgttacaagacaaatactgtttgtactactagttCTCATTTACACCaacatagggctgggcgatttggcaaaaaaaaaatctaggtttttttataaagtttgaccgattcacgatttcgattttttttttttattgtgttactagccttctcaaaacattacaacaacatgactgaagtaacactctctttaaaagtaactttaaccatctggttaaggaacattgtatttttaatggccatgtcatacaaaaatcggtcaaggtgtaaataaatgttaaacaaattAACGAGTTAAATAGGGTTGCTGACGatttaaataagaaatatttgtgtaaatattgtttttgcaggAATACAAAGggattttttgcatgttttactGGCCCTCACCTCTGcttgtgttcaaaccaaaagatcggcgcagtttttcacatggcaggcttttacatCCTTCAAACATGTTGAGATCtagtttatcgacttgataaggtaatatgtcttgacaatacacacagacgtgactcagactaatgcaacaagtaaaatcctacatgacatcACGTTTTAACAGAAAGTCAAGCAGGTCGGACACCAGAAGCACCGcgacacatgacagtttaaagtatcacaccccagacgcgcacattcgcataatgtttaacatgaaactaatcagatggcgctctgtggcgcggctgaaatatgaccTGCGTCCTGAATCGTGGTGCGGCGAGTcaccgagaggcgcttctggtgtgcttccagCTTCAtacagagtgaaccaaagcgcattgccattataatgtattaaatatatatatatatatttttttttttaaaatcgcaATTTCtcaatttgattcaaaattaaatcgtctgaaaacgtaaattcgaattaatctgaaaaaaaatttgaaaaatcgcCCAGCCTTACATCAACAGATTGCAAATGTCACTACCTTTCATTCAAGACCAGATATCATACATTTCAGACAAATACAGATCAATTTATTctgctttaagggttaaaacaacacatcGATTAACCTGGTTGATTGAAATAACCACAGCATATGAGGAACATTATGGTTTATTATTTaaagatacatctgccttagttCTAACATTTTAAGAGATTGTCTTTCATTTGTATGCATTAATGTTTCTAGAGATTTTTTGTCTCTACAAAATTGTGCATCTGACAGGATGTGCCCAAAGCACATGACCATGTAGAGGAGTCATTCAAAAGTCTCGTGAGGCGGTTTCTGCTGAAAATCCTGTAAAGCccctttatttagtttaaatcatttactaattttGCTGAAGGGTACCTGGAACATTTGCGGCCAAAGTATTGGTCAGAATAACCCAAAATCAATTGGTGCTTTGTTATCGTGATGGTTTAAGCCCTTAAGCCAGTTCAATGACTGAGACAATTTGCAGATGCCCAAGATTTCAGATTCAACTCGTGTTGACCACTGCAATATGCCCATGAGTTCCTTCAACGTGTTTATAAAAGAATGATGATTTGCTAAAACTCtccccacactgagtgcatgtgaatggtttctctccagtgtggatcatcatgtgataaTTAAAGGATGATGattggatgaaactcttcccgcactgagtgcatgtgaatggtttctctccagtgtggatctttatgtgttgattaaggtgtgatgagcagttaaaactttttccacaatgagtgcatgtgaatggtttctctccagtgtggaccctcatgtgttgattaagggatgatgactggatgaaactcttcccgcactgagtgcatgtgaatggtttctctccagtgtggatcttcatgtgttgattaaggtgtgatgagcagttaaaagtcttcccacactgagtgcatgtgaatggtttctctccagtgtggatcatcatgtgataattaaggtgtgatgatctgttgaaactcttcccacactgagtgcatgtaaatggtttctctccagtgtggatcatcatgtgataaTTAAGGTGTGATAAtctgttgaaactcttcccacactgagtgcatgtgaatggtttagctccagtgtggatcctcatgtggtgattaaggtttgatgattggttgaaactcttcccacactgagtgcatgtgaatggtttctctccagtgtggatcctcatgtgataattaaggtgtgatgatctgttgaaactcttcccacactgagtgcatgtgaatggtttagctccagtgtggatcatcatgtggtgattaaggtttgatgattggttgaaactcttcccacattgagtgcatgtgaatggtttctctccagtgtggatcatcatgtgaatcttaagtttgcatttgcttgccaaactctttccacactgagtgcaggtgaaacgattcttgtctctcctttttaaaacaccatcagtctgtaaatgagttttttcctcaattttgacataatgtttctcctctttactcccctcattctcttcaattaggcctgaaataaataaaacattagttttcattaagtcttaaaactctcatcaaaagctgaaaagtgaaaagacactggaaacgttcgaggttactaaagtaacccttcgttccccgaggaggggaacggaagcactataagtggatttgatgttctaaatccacgtatgggaggattcggttcagaagccgctcgtctgaaagagtattgaacgggccaatgaaagcaatgaattggcagcgcaagcctgcgcaggtgtacTGCatagccaattaactgagcatataagcacacctggcggcagcagacgctatcctttttaagctgaagagacttttaacagctaagggacagtcattatggcgacggagtatagtgcttccgttcccctccttggggaacgaagggttactttagtaacctcgaacgttccccttcgggggaaaCTCCAGCactaagtggatttgatgttctaaatccacgtatgggagcccattgaaagcgccataatgactgcaccttaccaacacccatcatgagagggcagtcaggcaagcgtgacgcacccagatcatgagaggcgcggtcctccaacgtgcccttggccctaacttatcccacttcaaaagaagctttacggaataggtatatttttttgggagttgctagcgtctagataattctaggaatatacaacagtacgttgggaagcatgtcatcccagtagggaggacgctgtggagaccatccgcacccaatagggaaacaaatggaattagatatggactaaccctgagaaggaggagtgcgcataagaaggtggttagcagatagggaaagcacgggtccacccaggggggggaacttaaccgtggcagaaaagcatatggggatcaccagcggggatcagccatagcaggcacctatacccaaaacacggactgaccagcgggcagacctaaaacgtagtgggccagcaagtgactcctctgctgagtcagtgctgggggcctcggaggaatctgcagggctcaccgaatggggaactttactgacagacaggagggtgcacatctctccgtgttcgGGAAAAAAAGGCACCACAAGCATgctacaacacctaccgagttgtttcctcaatcaccaaaggtccctaacacccttgaggaaaccggctccactcgcagattataaaaccttgcaaatgtgttgggtgtcgcccagcccgcatctctacaaatgtctgttaaagaagcgccgcgcgcacacgcccaagaggatgcaatgctccgagtggagtgcgcacgcactccagGGGGGAatggctgacctctgctcaaataagcacatgaaatggcctccacaatccagtgggataaacgttgtttagacacggcacttccctgctgccgtccgccataacacacaaagagctgctcagaagatctaaagttctgagtacggtccacataaatgcgcagggcgtgaactggacaaagtaaggacagggctgggtctgcctcctccaggggcagcgcttgcagggttactacctgatctctaaagggagtggtaggaactttgggcacataacccgggtggGGTCTaaggataacgtgagaaaaatccggcccgaattccaggcacgagtcactgaccgaaaatgcctccaggtccccgaccctcttaatgaaggccaacgcgaccagcagagctgtcttcagggacagaaatcttaaagatactgtatggagtggctcgaagggatcaaatcgcaggctcgtgagaacgagggcgagatcccaagagggcgtgagaggggggcgagttggattaattcgtctagcgcctctgaggaactgaatgatgaggttatgctttcccacggtgccgccaaccactctgatatccaggtccggttgggccagaggggcgcaactaacagaacctgttcctcgtcctccctgaccttgcacattaactgcgcgatcaggctcactaggggaaacgcatacttgcgtatgccccgaggccagctgtgggccagtgcatccgtgccaagAGAGCcatcggtcagggaataaaacaactggcaatgagcgttctcgggggaagcaaacagatcgatctgggcctccccgaatcgcgcccatatcagctggacagactcggggtggagtctccattctccagagtgaatctgctgccgtgagagcacatcggctgcacggttgagcatacctgggatgtgaatggcgcgcagcgactttagccgcgggtgactccagaggagcagacggcggacgagctgagacatgcggcgagagcgcataccccccatgcggttgatatacgctgcgccgccgtactgtccgtcctgaccagcaggtgttgctgctccagcaccggagaaaaacggcgaaaagcaaggaacactgccaacagctcttggcgattgatatgccaatgcagctgggtacctacccacaggcccgcagctgcatgcccgcgacacacggctccccagcgtgtgctggaagcatctgttgagacaacaacatgactggacgcctatcccagaggcacaccggcctgcaggaatgaggggtcgttccaggggctgagggtgcggcgacacagcgcagtaacagagactcggtgtgtgcccgcatgccatgcgcgtcttggaactcgatcttgaagccagtgctgaagtggtctcatatggagcaatccgacagctgcagcggaagccatatgccccaggagcctctgaaaatatttcagtgggaccactaacttgctgtcgtctctgtgcgcagtcaattgctcccgagagtgggctaaaatcagccagtcgtcgagataattgagtacgcggatgcccgcgagccgcaggagacagagagagcccgaaggcgaagaccttgtactgccatgcacgaccttcgaacgcaaaccgcagaaactgacggtggagtggaagaatggagacatgaaaatacgtgtccttcaggtctatggctgcaaaccaatcctgagg
The Danio rerio strain Tuebingen ecotype United States chromosome 4, GRCz12tu, whole genome shotgun sequence genome window above contains:
- the LOC110437841 gene encoding uncharacterized protein, with the translated sequence MAFIKEESEDVKIEETFTVKQEDLQEQTGLIEENEGSKEEKHYVKIEEKTHLQTDGVLKRRDKNRFTCTQCGKSLASKCKLKIHMMIHTGEKPFTCTQCGKSFNQSSNLNHHMMIHTGAKPFTCTQCGKSFNRSSHLNYHMRIHTGEKPFTCTQCGKSFNQSSNLNHHMRIHTGAKPFTCTQCGKSFNRLSHLNYHMMIHTGEKPFTCTQCGKSFNRSSHLNYHMMIHTGEKPFTCTQCGKTFNCSSHLNQHMKIHTGEKPFTCTQCGKSFIQSSSLNQHMRVHTGEKPFTCTHCGKSFNCSSHLNQHIKIHTGEKPFTCTQCGKSFIQSSSFNYHMMIHTGEKPFTCTQCGESFSKSSFFYKHVEGTHGHIAVVNTS